The Nematostella vectensis chromosome 6, jaNemVect1.1, whole genome shotgun sequence region TTGGTAATCGGAGACAAAGCTTTCCTCGTATGTTCCGTTCGTTCCCGATGCTCTTTTTTCAAGTAAGATACTCAAGACACATTTTACAGAGATATGTTTTATATACGCTATTATAGTAATAAGAGCAAAAGATTTTCCCTTATGCATCGcttgaaagaaaacaaagattaCTTATAAAGAATGCAAAGTAATTAGCAAAGTCCGGGCCTGcttttcaaataaataaaaaggagAAGGGAAAATATTATACTTGAAAGCTGTctttatttagaaaaaagtGTTGAACAAATCTTTAATATTATGAATAAAAGAACGCTtaagtaaaaaatattattttaacaaaataatGCTAAAATCATTTTAAGTAACTTCGATAAAAGCCCTCAAAGGCGGCAAAACCTAGATAaagaagataaaaatattgtaacCTCTTTCTCTATTTTGGATTTAAACATATTTCTATAATTCAAGATGAGACAACACAGTCTATATTGCCAAAACAAGGCTTGATTGATGATTACGAAATGTCTGAAAACTTTAGCGCCTTGTCGGGTTTTGCGTCTTGCGGGTTTTTTTGAAGTGAATAAATATCATGTGACTCTGTCAAGAACtataagtttaaaaaaaaaaaaaaacaacaacaattttaGCTCGTTGGAAAACTACTTTTAAACAGTGAAACAAGCTTTCAAGGCCAACACTGGAACATAAGTGCAAGAGATACCGCaactctttgtttttcttggcATGCTCGACTGGTTCTCACTGAGCGCTGCTCTGACGTTCTAGCGTTTAAAACCTCTGATAAAATGTTCTCGCATAATAGCTTCCTATCATATAGTAGCccatcaattataatttctCGATCATTCCTGACATATCTTATATATCATAACAATACAGTAGCACGAGATTAATTTACTTTGTGTTCATCTATCTTAATCAGGAGTTTCTAGAAAATTTCCAAGGGTTTTTTAAAGATGTTTTGTCGGTATTGTATTCTCTCATGAACTCATGAAGTACTTATCGAATCTCGCTTGGCGACGGTTACTTAAAAGGACAAAACAATAAGAGCTCTTGAATTAAAGTATACCCTCTTATGGCTGCGATGGTTTCCTTGTCGACTTGACACCAGGTTACACTGTaagttttaattattttctaaCAAATTCCACAGATTTGATTTGACTGCATGGGATAAAATGCAAATGATATATTTATAGGCTCTAGTCACATCCAAGCTAAATCAGAGTTTCATTGTAAATTTGGAAAAACACGTGATATCAGCATGTTTATGTTATCTAGAATATAGTTTCCGTGATAAATATTGCACTCCGTTGTTTTGATTCCGAAGAAAGTCTTTCGGGGAATCGCTTTATCAACGTTAACCAGAGATCCGCAGGCCAgatgaaaatttggcagaaAATAAATCGATAATAGCACATTCATCACGATTCACTGTCATGTCAAAATTTGATAGATTAAATGAAGATTTTGTGTATTTCAAACAGCGAGAATTGCATCTCTTGAAAATATGCAAGTGAGGCCTGATTTAGGATAATCCtctttttcaattatttttttaagcatGTGGTTAAACGGTTTCGTGCCGTATCTTGTGAAAATCaagcaaattattttttaactgTTTCCTATTTCCGACCTAAGCTAATTTGGGCAATTCTGTTGGGAGTTAATTACGTAAATTTCAGGTTGAAAAGTGAAAGCTATATTGTTTATCCTAACATTAAGCACGTTTTATAACTGTTTTCTAGTTGTTTTCGACCAGTTTATTGTAAAGATTGCATGTAGAAAGGGAATACGAGCAAGGGACATACGCTATAGCTACaaggataataaaaaaagctctaaaaaagcccaaattttCAATCAAGTGCATTAATGGAAAACATGACTTGCAAAAAGGGTAGAAACACGGCACAACGGGCGGCAAAAAGAAcactcaaaacaaaacacttcCGACGACGATAAGTGACCACGAAACGATCAGAGAATTGCTTCTTCCTATATACATTGTCTTGAGAGAAATAATTAATAGATACATCTACAATAGATTTTCTTATTTAACCGTTAatgaaatattattaatttggAAAAAAGGCGCAAAACGGtgcaaaatagcaaaaaataatgtaataaataaGCTTTTATTTTGCATACGAAATCAGGGCAATTTTccccattttttaaaaagttattCGAATCCAAGGTCGATTAACTTAATGGCGGATAGCACATCACCATCTGTGAACCGCTTTTCTGTGTTCCTTTCAAACTATGACCCATTTATCGCAAAAGTATCCTTCAATTTCGTCCAATTCACGAAAAGCTTCACCTTGCGAGAAGAACGTTTTTAACAAATACTTCCTAAGCCGGTCAGAGAATTCCCCCTTTTATTTGCCAGGTTGTCTGGGGCTTTGCAAGGAGACATTATTAGCGCAAGATatctgatgttttttttttttacttatttcttatttaaaGATAGCAATTAACGTTTGTTGGTAACACAAACATaaaacaagtgagaatcgaTGGCCAGAATTAAGCGGTTGCATAATCTTTCGCTTTCCCTGATCCGTCCTAGCGAAAACGAACCTAACAAATTGAAATTATAAAAGCTTCATGATTtacgataaaaaaaactctttattataaaaagagcCAAAATGTTTACATTTGTGCAAAATCACTTTAAAATAACATGGACCGgactctttttttaaaaagttttcaaaaaccACAATAGGTCACACATAATAGGTCTCGCAAGAAAAAAAGATCTTAAAAGAGCACTTTCGTAATTAAAACCGCCTTCTAGatctttctttatttattatagCAAATGCTTTGTAATCAATCTCATTAAAAGGTCTGTTTGCCAAGCACAACAAAAGAGGACTTTGTCTTTCTTATAAGTGTATCGAGAGTATTAAAAGTTGCAACGTTTGTATCTATCCAGCAAAGTCAAGTGCGCTTTTAGATGAGTGCACTAGCCACTTGCACAGGGGAGATCCAGGATATCGCAAGGTGCAAGAAAAATATGTGGAATTTAGTTCCCATACACCTCCCGGCCCCTCCTAGATCAAGGCCTCCATAAAAGCTCTATATTCCTAACACCTGTACGTCCAGGGCATTCTGTAAGCGTTTTGTTGTTGTCTCTAAGGCTTAATTTGACAGCCGATGTTTCCGGAGCCGTTCTCAAGTGAGGCTATATCATGTAAAGACCGTAAAAGGTAGCAAAATCGACACTCCCGAAAAGAACTCTCGAAAATAACGAGCATTAAGTATCCGAAACACTCGATGGGAATTATTACCCGTGAAGATCAATCGGTTAGGGCATTGTGTTGTCCTTAGTTGCTAGGAGAAGGTAAAAAGCACGTGACTTGTACTAGATTTAAAGAGTGGAATATATCGGGACTGACTTATCCGGAAGAAGAGAGCAGGTGGGAAGTGCCAAAAACTCCGATAAGCGAGGATTTTCACGTCaagatttattttaaaaaaacataaaaaaggcTGATTCTCTTGGACATTTTTCACAAAATCACAGAAGGTAAAGTTAATTGTCTACCCGGCAGGAAATTGTTGGCTATAGTTAGAAATTGATCCTATGGCTTATTTTGATATGTTTACGATCATTGATTTGAAATCTCTCATCAAAATGAGACAAGCTTAAGAACGATTTTCGACTTGGAAATGGTCGCCGTTGCTTGCACAGTTGAGACGGTCGCACCAAGGAAcatgtgatttttttaaattaccgCCAAAAGACCATCTGATGCAGAAAATTACGGGTATACTCAAGTTTTTCGAAAACTCTCTTTACAGAATTTCCTTGAATAGATAAACTAGAttgagatattttttgttttcaaactgAATTGCAATTTTTTCCATAGCGGATGTTATGTTGTTTCATTAAGGATGATTGGGCATTTGCTGGTTCTTGTTTCGTCCCATTTCCGTCAATTAAAGTTTCCATATTGACTAGCTCTCAGCTAACCGTATGGTTACCACTGGTAACGGACAATAAAGACAAATTCCCTATACTTCCCTCTAATCATTTGACTTTATTTTAGAACTACCATGTGTTTGAGGAGCGAGGATACTAAATGTCATCAGCGGGTAGGTGCGATGAACTGAAACCCGTCGTTTAATTGTGACAGTGATTCAAGTTATCATAAGGAGAGTATAGTAAGCGAACAGAAAGAAGGAAAGCGCACGATAATCGATAAAAGGTGAACGTAGAACTTGACGACATGGATGCGAACGCTACAGGGTCAGCCCTAGCACCTTCGTCCCTCTGCAGCAGAGATCTGGACTTGGCTTTCTGGATCCTAGACGGGATAATAGCCATTGTAATTCTAGTTGGAAACAGCCTCACATGTGCTGTATTCCTGCTCAACACAAATCTCAGGCAAAACTTCATGAATGTGTTCCTTCTCAGCCTAGCGTGCAGTGACCTCTTGATGTCGGTACTGGTCGTTCCCTGGTTCGCGGCTTTCTGCGAGACCAAGTGCGTCTATCCGCTGGTGAAATGGTGCTGGTTGTTCGGTTTGCTTAGGGATATACCATTCGAGGGAGTCATCCTGAATTTGGTCGCTATAACCTACGACAGGTACCTGGCCGTATTCCAGCCGCTCTACTACGGCGCCAAGATGACAAAGTCCCGAGTGGTGATAATACTTGTGCTGGTATGGTTTCTTCCGGTGCTAACGGGTCTGGTCCGCTTGAGTTGGCTCTTCACGGAGATGCCAGATAACAGGCGAAAGGAGATAGACAGAAACTTCAATATCTTTCTTATCTTCGCCTTTGTGCTGATACCCGCTATCGGGATCTTTGTTGTGAATCTGATGATCATGATTACGATCAAAAGCCATAAATCCAGGATTAATCCAGCAGTTCCGAGTAACGGGGAGACGTCGGACTCCGAACGACAAAGAGAGAGAATCAAGAAACGCAAAGGAACAATGTCATGTGTTCTGGTCGTACTCGTGTTTATTACGTGTTGGCTACCGAGGATATTTTACAATTTCTTCTATCTCGCAAAAAGGCCTGATCTAGCGTCGCCGATATTTATCAAAGTTTCCATGTTCTTTGTGATATTCCAGAGTACTGTAAACCCATTTATCTATTCATTTTACCGTCAAGAATTTCGCCAGTACTTGTTACATTTACTGCACCTCAATTAAAGAATTTGGTGTTTTCGCATTACgaagcgaagaaaaaaaaaattggtgaCACATTCGAAAAAATCGTCGCCCAAAATAGCAATTCCATATAACTGAAAAGAGGAAAAATGTCACTCAGCAAAAGCGAATATCGTGCACTACATACGTCTGATTGGCATTTGTAAAGAAAAGTTTAAATATCATCCTCAATCAAACAGCCCGCAGACACAATATAGCTTGAGGTTTTGTCTATGGAAATCAATAAAGTGGTACAAATTAGTCAGGAATGGTGTAATTATGTTATGCTAAAAAAGCGGGCTTGTCTTCGTTCATGCATAAAAAATGCTTAACAAAAGGTATCAAACTGACAGAATAATTGGAATGACTGAGGGAATAATTTCAATGACAGACTTGTGAATCCCAAGACTTTGTACAGTCATGTACAATGTAATGTACGTGTATAAAGTTTAGAAATTATTCTGAGCAATCAAGTAAAATCTAGTGATAATCAGCTGGAATATATGAGAATATTTCCATGACAGAGTTTTGAGTCCCATGACTTTGTACATTCATGTACAGCACTATATGCAGAGTTACAGTAACTGAAAAGTTAACTGAGCGCCTAATAATTTCTGCTTTTTTGTCGGTACAGTGGAACAGggtcgtagcagggggtggggcactgggggcacgtgccccccccgaTATTTTCAAaaccccaatattttcttaatgtttttgtattgtgcccccccccccccacccccaatccTACGTACAGTAGCCTGATACGGCTCTGTGGAACATCTACATAacgaacctctattaagcggacaCCCTCTAGCGGACATCGTGGTTGGAAACCCCAAATGACATTACCAACGACTACCAATTTACATTGCATAGAAAAATGGTGAAACAACAACAGTAAGCAAAACACGATGAAAAAAATCGATGTGATTGCTGTTCTATACAATTAGTATTTACTAAACCGCGATTCGAGTCCCATCGAGGACAATAAACCAAATAGTGATGACAATGAATCTGACGTACAGATTGTAGGCACAAATTAGACAATAGCAGAAGCTACGTTGTATGGCGAACGTCTCCGCAAATTCGCCCAAGACAAAAGTTAAGAATAAGTGTCTCTTCTTTTTGCTGACGCAAATGACATTCTATATTTCTACAATTAGACTGAGAAAAAAGCAAACTACGATGGATAGGATTCTCAGCGTCGCAGTCTCTACCTACTGACTTCTTTACTTGTGTACCTCGCCACTGTTTTGTTTCAGTTGATGTAACCTATATGCTGTAGCCTTGTAAAGTATGGCGatcaagcaaaaacaaaattacgCAAAAGGTGTACGGGGTGTACGCAAAATGTGTTAACTCTCGAATTTGATCGGTCCCGAGTGTGTCCGTCATATAGAAGGTCCACTGTTATCTAACGACAATCATTTGTCAGCGGTATCACAGCAGATAGAGGACTGGGCTGAACAGAAACAGGTATTGGTATTGTGTATTAAGATATTTATgtacgtgtgtgtggtggggatattTCTATACGTGAGCTGGTGGGGATATTTCTGCACttgtgtgtggtggggatgtgtgtggtgggtataTTTCTAAACGTGTGTTCGGTGGGGATAtctctgtacgtgtgtgtggtggggatatttatgtacgtgtgtgtggtggggatatttctgttcgtgtgtgtggtgggtatatttctgtacgtgtgtgtggtgggggtatctctgtacgtgtgtgttgtggggatatttctgtacgtgtgtgtggtgggtatatttctgtacgtgtgtgtggtaGGGATATTTGTGTACGTGTGTATTGTAAGGAAATCTCTGTACGTGTGTGATGGGTATAttctgtacgtgtgtgtggtaGGTATAtttctgtacgtgtgtgtggtggggatatttctgtacgtgtgtgtggtgggtataTTTCTGTtcgtgtgtgtgtggtgggtataTTTCTacacgtgtgtgtggtggggatattTATGTACGTAGGTGTGGTGGGAATATTTCTGTACGTAtgtgtggtggggatatttctgtacgtgtgtgtTGTGGAGATATCCCTGTACTTGTGTGTGGTAGGGATAtttctgtacgtgtgtgtggtggggatatttctgtatatatgtgtggttgggatattTATGTACGTGTGTATAGTGGGGATATTTCTGTACCTGTGTGTTGTGGGTATATTTCTGCACGTGTGTGTTGTGGGGATAtctctgtacgtgtgtgtggtgggggtatttctgtacgtgtgtgtTGTGGAGATATCTCTGTACTTGTGTGTGGTAGGGATAtttctgtacgtgtgtgtggtggggatatttctgtatatgtgtgtggtggggatatttctgtacgtgtgtgtggtgcggatatttctgtatatgtgtgtggttgggatatttctgtacgtgtgtgtggtggggatatttctgtacgtgtgtgtTGTGGGGATATTTATgtacgtgtgtgtggtggggatatttctgtatgtgtgtgtggttgggatattTCTGTATGTGTGAATGGTTGGGATAtctctgtacgtgtgtgtTGTGGGGATATTTCTGCACatgtgtgtggtggggatatttctgtacgtgtgtgtgtAGTGGGGATATTTCTGCACGTGGGTGTGGTGGGGATATTTCTGTATGTGTGTGTGATGGggtatgtgtgtgtggtgaggatatttctgtacgtgtgtgtTGTGGGGGTATTTATgtacgtgtgtgtggtggggatatttctgtatgtgtgtgtggttgggatattTCTGTATGTGTGAATAGTTGGGATAtctctgtacgtgtgtgtggTGTGGGGATATTTctgcacgtgtgtgtggtggggatattTCTGTATGTGTGTATGATGGggtatgtgtgtgtggtggggatatctctgtacgtgtgtgtggtggggatatttatgtacgtgtgtgtggtggggatatttctgttcgtgtgtgtggtgggtatatttctgtacgtgtgtgtggtgggtatatttctgtacgtgtgtgtggtggggatatctctgtacgtgtgtgttgtggggatatttctgtacgtgtgtgtggtgggtatatttctgtacgtgtgtgtggtgggggtATTTGTGTACGTGTGTATTGTAAGGAAATCTCTGTACGTGTGTGGTGGGTATATTTCTGCACGTGTGTGATGGGTATAttctgtacgtgtgtgtggtaGGTATATTTCTGTtcgtgtgtgtgtggtgggtataTTTCTacacgtgtgtgtggtggggatattTATGTACGTAGGTGTGGTGGGAATATTTCTGTACGTAtgtgtggtggggatatttctgtacgtgtgtgtTGTGGAGATATCCCTGTACTTGTGTGTGGTAGGGATAtttctgtacgtgtgtgtggtggggatatttctgtatatatgtgtggttgggatattTATGTACGTGTGTATGGTGGGGATATTTCTGTACCTGTGTGTTGTGGGTATATTTCTGCACGTGTGTGTTGTGGGGATATCtctgtatgtgtgtgtggtggggatatttctgtacgtgtgtgtTGTGGAGATATCTCTGTACTTGTGTGTGGTAGGGATAtttctgtacgtgtgtgtggtggggacATTTCTGTATAtgtgtgtggttgggatatttctgtacgtgtgtgtggtggggatatttctgtatatgtgtgtggttgggatatttctgtacgtgtgtgtggtggggatatttctgtacgtgtgtgtTGTGGGGATATTTATgtacgtgtgtgtggtggggatatttctgtatgtgtgtgtggttgggatattTCTGTATGTGTGAATGGTTGGGATAtctctgtacgtgtgtgtTGTGGGGATTTTTCTGCACATGTGTGTGATGGGGATAtttctgtacgtgtgtgtgtTGTGGGGATATTTCTGCACGTAtgtgtggtggggatatttctgtatgtgtgtgtgatggggtatgtgtgtgtggtggggatatttctgtacgtgtgtgtTGTGGGGGTAtctctgtacgtgtgtgtggTGTGGGGATATTTctgcacgtgtgtgtggtggggatattTCTGTATGTGTGTATGATGGggtatgtgtgtgtggtggggatatctctgtacgtgtgtgtggtggggatatttctgcacgtgtgtgtggtggggatattTCTGTACATGTGTGTTTTGGGGATATCTCTGTACGTGTGTATGGTGCGGATATTTCTGTACGTGTGCGGATAtttctgtacgtgtgtgtTGTGGGGATATTTATGTACGTTTGTGTTGTGGGGATATCTCTGTACGTTTGTGGTGGGTATATTTCTGCACGTGTGTGATGGAAATAtttctgtacgtgtgtgtggtgggtataTTTCTTtacgtgtgtgtggtggggatatttatgtacgtgtgtgtggtgggtataTTTCTGttcgtgtgtgtgtgtgtgtgtggtgggtataTTTCTacacgtgtgtgtggtggggatattTATGTACGTAGGTGTGGTGAGGATAtttctgtacgtgtgtgtggtggggatatttctgtacgtgtgtgtgtgtgtgtgtggtgggtataTTTCTacacgtgtgtgtggtggggatattTATGTACGTAGGTGTGGTGAGGATATATCTGTACGTGTGTGTTGTGGAGATATCTCTGTACTTGTGTGTGGAGGGGATATTTctgcacgtgtgtgtggtagggatatttctgtacgtgtgtgtggtggggatgtttctgtacgtgtgtgtggaggggatatttctgtacgtgtgtgtggtggggatatctctgtacgtgtgtgtggtgggtataTTTCTacacgtgtgtgtggtggggatattTATGTACGTGTGTGTGGTGACGATAtttctgtacgtgtgtgtggtggggatatttctgtacgtgtgtgtgtggtgggtataTTTCTacacgtgtgtgtggtggggatattTCTGTACGTAGGTGTGGTGAGGATAtttctgtacgtgtgtgtTGTGGAGATATCTCTGTACTTGTGTGTGGAGGGGATAtttctgtacgtgtgtgttgtggggatatttctgtaagtgtgtgtggtggggatatttctgcacgtgtgtgtggtggggatatctctgtacgtgtgtgtgtggtgggtataTTTCTGTACTTGTGTGTGGAGGGGATAtttctgtacgtgtgtgtAGTGAGGATATCTCTGTACGTGTATGTGGTGGGGATATTTCTGCACGTGTGAGTGGTGGGGATAtttctgtacgtgtgtgt contains the following coding sequences:
- the LOC5520964 gene encoding adenosine receptor A2a; the protein is MDANATGSALAPSSLCSRDLDLAFWILDGIIAIVILVGNSLTCAVFLLNTNLRQNFMNVFLLSLACSDLLMSVLVVPWFAAFCETKCVYPLVKWCWLFGLLRDIPFEGVILNLVAITYDRYLAVFQPLYYGAKMTKSRVVIILVLVWFLPVLTGLVRLSWLFTEMPDNRRKEIDRNFNIFLIFAFVLIPAIGIFVVNLMIMITIKSHKSRINPAVPSNGETSDSERQRERIKKRKGTMSCVLVVLVFITCWLPRIFYNFFYLAKRPDLASPIFIKVSMFFVIFQSTVNPFIYSFYRQEFRQYLLHLLHLN